The genomic interval AAATCATTTACATGGTCTCCATTTGGAGTAAATATATTCGGTACTATAATACCTACGGGAACAGTTACTGGTGGAATTGGCGGAGGAATCACATTGACAACTATAGAGGTCGTATCCGAACAATTTCCATTCGTTGCAACCAAAACAATCGTATAAGATCCAACGGTATCATATACCTGTTGTTGAGACGATAAGTCATTTACATTCGCTGTATTCCCATTTCCAAAAAACCACTGAAAATCGGAAGAATTACTACTTGTATTTGTCATATCAACAGTCAATGGACCATAACCCGAAGTTGGATTGGCTGAGAATTGAGCAATTGGCGGATTTAATGTCGTCACCAAAATAGAATCTCTTCTGTGACATCCTTGATTTTGCACATCAATATAATACCACCCAGCACCTAAATTTTGCCATACAGAAGCGTTAATTTGGTTCGGATTATTAGCTCCAGGACCATTCCATGTATAAATTGGCTGTCCCACAAATGGACCGTGAACAAGTGTATAAACAGCCCCATTATTTGTTCCACAACTAGTAGGCTGTGCTACAACTGTATCAAATCCCCAAGGCATTAGAGTAATATTTACATTGACAGAATCTCGTAAAACACATCCTGATCCACTAGGACTAACTGCCGAAACAGTATACCAACCAGATGCAGTTGGAGTAATTGTTGGTGTAGTTGCACCTGTTTCCCATGTAAAGCTAGGATTTGCGTAATTTGCAGTTGCTGTTACACTTTGTGGTTCATTTTGACAAAAAGCAACATTCGCTCCCGCATCAATTGTATTTGGATCGTAGCTTACCACGATAGTATCCGTTTGTACACAAGCTGTATTGAATGTAATATTATCAATTGCAAAGTCATTATTTCCGCTCGAAACTTGAGCAACGATACTAATGATAGCTGAAGTACTCACACCAGAATTCCAAATTTGCGAAAACTGCTGCCAATCACATCCATTTAAACTAGGACTAAATACTGGACCAATTTGAATGCCATTAATAAAGAATTGTAAAACAGAAACATGGGCAGCACTAATATTCTCCATACTTGTTACCCATGCAGAAAAAGAATAATTCGTATTTGGATCGATGTTAATAGTCTGGGACCACACATTTGTGTTTGGTATAATTGAACCATTTACAACCATCATATTACCAGGTCCCGTTGTACCTACGTCACTACATGTAAAAAAGCTACTGTGTACGAGATTTGGATTAGTTGTAATCGCATAAGTTGATTCATCCCATAAAATACCTCCTATTGCAGGAGACGTTCCGTAAGCATAACCAGTTGTAAAACCAGTGTCTCCAGCTTCAAAATCACCATTTACAACTAAATTTTGGGTAAAATTTGCGACATTCAAAATCAATGTAGTAGGAGTTGTAATTGTAACACTTGGCTGATTTCCTGGAGCAACATTCCATGTGTAACTATCATATCCTGCAGGAACTGCAAGACTTAATGATTGACCTTGACACAGTAAAGTATCGTTTCCAAGGCTCAATGTTGGGTATTGGGAACACTGAGCATTCGCCGTAATAGACAGCAATAGAGCAAAGAATGCACCTAATAAATTTTTCTTCATAACGCAAATTTATAAATACTAAACGGATATAGTAACTGTTTAGTTGCTTGAAGATTTATATTATTCTTATTTTAACATCTTTTTAAGAACTATTCCTTAGATATCAAGTGTATCTATGCTCAATAAGATTGA from Fluviicola taffensis DSM 16823 carries:
- a CDS encoding gliding motility-associated C-terminal domain-containing protein, with the translated sequence MKKNLLGAFFALLLSITANAQCSQYPTLSLGNDTLLCQGQSLSLAVPAGYDSYTWNVAPGNQPSVTITTPTTLILNVANFTQNLVVNGDFEAGDTGFTTGYAYGTSPAIGGILWDESTYAITTNPNLVHSSFFTCSDVGTTGPGNMMVVNGSIIPNTNVWSQTINIDPNTNYSFSAWVTSMENISAAHVSVLQFFINGIQIGPVFSPSLNGCDWQQFSQIWNSGVSTSAIISIVAQVSSGNNDFAIDNITFNTACVQTDTIVVSYDPNTIDAGANVAFCQNEPQSVTATANYANPSFTWETGATTPTITPTASGWYTVSAVSPSGSGCVLRDSVNVNITLMPWGFDTVVAQPTSCGTNNGAVYTLVHGPFVGQPIYTWNGPGANNPNQINASVWQNLGAGWYYIDVQNQGCHRRDSILVTTLNPPIAQFSANPTSGYGPLTVDMTNTSSNSSDFQWFFGNGNTANVNDLSSQQQVYDTVGSYTIVLVATNGNCSDTTSIVVNVIPPPIPPVTVPVGIIVPNIFTPNGDHVNDLFTFELLNIKSLNVTIVNRWGNPVNVSNTVPFAWDGKDASGNLVDEGVYFYKYTAKGAQDEDLEGQGFLQMFK